One stretch of Cryptomeria japonica unplaced genomic scaffold, Sugi_1.0 HiC_scaffold_627, whole genome shotgun sequence DNA includes these proteins:
- the LOC131045122 gene encoding uncharacterized protein LOC131045122, whose translation MTFTKWVLLIMVCAAVAAQARACRARCENHHYSCSKRGSFPCPSRCPRICYVNCKRCKVKCPVESTRRLSEASLSAACDKPGAVCHDPRFIGGDSSMFYFHGKKGKDFCLVSDKDLHINAHFMGKSATQEQELKHDLTWVKSIGVRFGSHQIYLGANKVARWESALDQLTLLVDGQSVLLPPRRGAQWEDRLSPLKITRVLNVNAVILQVPHKFSLTAWVVPVTAEESRVHGYGMTEDDCLAHLQLNFKFYELSPNVNGVLGQTYSSGFKSHLKVGGVMEGEDKFAVSHLFATDCKVARFVEGMESRLGFFRLSPTV comes from the exons ATGACCTTCACAAAATGGGTTCTGCTTATTATGGTCTGTGCAGCGGTTGCAGCTCAAGCCAGGGCATGCAGGGCCAGATGTGAAAATCATCATTACAGCTGCTCTAAACGCGGATCGTTTCCGTGTCCTTCTCGCTGTCCGCGGATTTGCTACGTCAACTGCAAGCGCTGCAAGGTCAAATGCCCCGTGGAGAGCACCC GACGTCTGTCTGAAGCATCTTTGTCTGCGGCCTGTGACAAGCCGGGTGCGGTGTGCCACGACCCGCGGTTCATAGGCGGGGATAGCAGTATGTTCTATTTCCACGGCAAAAAGGGCAAAGACTTCTGCCTTGTCTCCGACAAAGATCTGCACATCAACGCGCACTTCATGGGCAAGAGCGCAACGCAGGAGCAAGAGCTGAAGCACGACTTGACGTGGGTGAAGTCTATCGGCGTGCGCTTCGGTTCCCATCAAATCTACCTTGGAGCCAACAAAGTTGCCCGCTGGGAAAGCGCCCTGGATCAGCTCACGCTCCTTGTCGATGGGCAAAGCGTTCTTCTCCCGCCCCGTAGAGGCGCCCAGTGGGAGGACCGGTTGAGCCCGTTGAAGATCACACGTGTACTGAATGTTAATGCTGTAATACTGCAAGTGCCACACAAATTCAGTCTAACGGCCTGGGTGGTTCCCGTTACGGCCGAGGAGTCTAGGGTTCATGGCTACGGGATGACTGAAGATGACTGCCTTGCGCACCTGCAGCTGAATTTTAAGTTCTATGAGCTCAGCCCTAATGTGAACGGCGTTTTGGGGCAGACGTACTCTTCTGGGTTTAAGAGCCACTTGAAGGTGGGCGGTGTTATGGAAGGGGAGGATAAATTTGCAGTGTCGCATCTCTTTGCTACGGACTGTAAGGTTGCCAGGTTTGTCGAAGGAATGGAATCGCGGCTCGGGTTCTTTAGGTTGTCCCCCACGGTTTAA